From a single Tistrella bauzanensis genomic region:
- a CDS encoding response regulator produces MTPDIVLMDAVMPGMDGFETCRRLKARPHVAHVPVIFMTGLAETEDVVRGFAAGGVDYVAKPIVPDELIARIRTHLANARLAQSARAALDATGRHLLAVDGNARLLWSTPQAEARLAAAFPTCAGNAAPGQGPAAGLAAGFRLGPEAATWLAVPGAAEAAPLTLAVEAGGAVQLTLIGRLGPDEILLRLTEGRLVRDEDLLREAFGLTARESEVLLWVANGKPNRVIAEILELGARTVDKHVERIFAKLGVENRTAAAAQALKVLGGR; encoded by the coding sequence GTGACGCCCGACATCGTGCTGATGGATGCGGTGATGCCCGGCATGGACGGCTTCGAGACCTGCCGCCGCCTGAAGGCCCGGCCGCATGTCGCCCATGTGCCGGTGATCTTCATGACCGGGCTGGCCGAAACCGAGGATGTGGTGCGCGGCTTTGCCGCCGGCGGGGTGGATTATGTCGCCAAGCCGATCGTGCCCGACGAGTTGATCGCCCGCATCCGCACCCATCTGGCCAATGCCCGGCTGGCACAGAGCGCGCGGGCGGCGCTGGATGCCACCGGCCGCCATCTGCTGGCGGTGGATGGCAATGCCCGGCTGCTGTGGTCGACGCCGCAGGCCGAGGCGCGGCTGGCGGCAGCTTTCCCCACCTGTGCCGGCAATGCCGCGCCGGGGCAGGGGCCGGCCGCGGGGCTCGCGGCCGGCTTCCGCCTGGGGCCCGAGGCAGCCACCTGGCTGGCGGTGCCGGGTGCCGCCGAGGCGGCGCCGCTGACGCTGGCGGTGGAGGCGGGCGGCGCCGTTCAGTTGACCCTGATCGGCCGGCTTGGCCCCGACGAAATCCTGCTGCGCCTGACCGAGGGCCGGCTGGTGCGCGACGAGGATCTGCTGCGCGAGGCCTTCGGCTTGACGGCGCGGGAATCCGAGGTGCTGCTGTGGGTGGCGAATGGCAAGCCCAACCGGGTGATCGCCGAGATCCTGGAACTGGGCGCGCGCACGGTCGACAAGCATGTGGAACGGATCTTCGCCAAGCTGGGGGTGGAGAACCGCACCGCCGCCGCCGCTCAGGCGTTGAAGGTTCTAGGCGGGCGTTGA
- a CDS encoding GIY-YIG nuclease family protein, whose amino-acid sequence MAELSDDDLLAALDAVTEARPARAHTPREERIIAGFEDILAFHARHGRPPMHGDDRDIFERLYAVRLDRLRGLPDACALLAPLDTPGLLTAGADTGPVDTAVDDDALLAALGGDTPADDDITVLKHVATREDRRAADDIANRTPCPDFDRFKPLFDLADRELTAGIRQTRPFGRDARIDTGDMFILGGQMVYVAETGAELRQPAGKTDARLRVIYGNGTESNLLRRSLQRALYKDETGRRLTGTAAGPLFGGTWQEDDIESGTIYVLRSLSDHPFIAENRALIHKIGVTGGRVEDRIADAARDATYLLAAVEIVATYRLGRVDRRRLENLLHRIFAPAQLDLTIADRFGNPVRPREWFLVPLPVIDDAVGRIRDGSITDVVYDPDMARLVATAS is encoded by the coding sequence ATGGCTGAGCTTTCCGACGACGATCTCCTGGCGGCACTGGATGCTGTGACCGAGGCCAGGCCGGCGCGGGCGCACACCCCGCGTGAGGAGCGCATCATCGCCGGCTTCGAGGATATTCTGGCCTTTCATGCCCGTCATGGCCGGCCGCCGATGCATGGCGATGACCGCGACATCTTCGAGCGGCTCTATGCCGTGCGGCTCGACCGGCTGCGCGGCCTGCCCGATGCCTGCGCGCTGCTGGCACCGCTGGATACGCCCGGCCTGCTGACGGCGGGCGCAGATACGGGGCCCGTGGACACGGCCGTGGATGATGACGCGCTGCTGGCCGCCCTGGGCGGCGACACGCCCGCCGATGACGACATCACGGTTCTGAAACACGTTGCCACGCGGGAAGACCGCCGCGCCGCCGACGACATCGCCAACCGCACCCCCTGCCCCGATTTCGACCGCTTCAAGCCGCTGTTCGATCTGGCGGACCGGGAACTGACCGCCGGCATCCGCCAGACCCGGCCCTTCGGGCGCGATGCCCGCATCGACACCGGCGACATGTTCATTCTGGGCGGGCAGATGGTCTATGTCGCGGAAACCGGCGCGGAACTCCGTCAACCGGCCGGCAAGACCGATGCCCGGCTGCGGGTGATCTATGGCAATGGCACCGAAAGCAATCTGCTGCGCCGGTCGCTGCAACGCGCGCTGTACAAGGACGAGACCGGGCGGCGGCTGACCGGGACCGCCGCCGGCCCGCTGTTCGGCGGAACCTGGCAGGAAGACGACATCGAAAGCGGCACGATCTATGTGTTGCGCAGCCTGTCGGATCATCCATTCATCGCCGAAAACCGGGCGCTCATCCACAAGATCGGCGTCACCGGTGGCCGGGTGGAAGACCGCATCGCCGATGCGGCGCGCGACGCCACCTATCTGCTGGCCGCCGTGGAGATTGTCGCCACCTATCGGCTGGGCCGGGTCGATCGGCGCCGGCTGGAAAACCTGCTGCACCGCATTTTCGCCCCGGCGCAACTGGACCTGACGATCGCCGACCGCTTCGGCAACCCGGTGCGGCCACGGGAATGGTTTCTGGTGCCACTGCCGGTGATCGACGATGCCGTGGGCCGCATCCGCGACGGCTCGATCACCGATGTGGTCTATGATCCGGACATGGCCCGACTGGTCGCCACGGCATCCTGA
- a CDS encoding acyl carrier protein, whose amino-acid sequence MPAETSPDGDVDIMSRLARIKEILEETLDVEDLTVTPELSAADVDEWDSLNHIRFIVAIEDEYMMKFTTKEIAGMRNIGDLMATIDAKAGR is encoded by the coding sequence ATGCCGGCCGAAACCAGTCCAGATGGAGACGTCGACATCATGTCCCGCCTTGCACGCATCAAGGAAATCCTTGAAGAAACGCTCGACGTCGAAGACCTCACCGTCACGCCGGAACTATCGGCGGCGGATGTGGATGAATGGGACAGCCTTAATCACATCCGTTTCATCGTGGCGATCGAAGATGAATACATGATGAAATTCACGACCAAGGAAATCGCCGGCATGCGTAATATCGGTGACCTGATGGCCACGATCGACGCCAAGGCTGGCAGATGA
- a CDS encoding type II toxin-antitoxin system RelE/ParE family toxin produces MTVRIQEAASLRLDDIYRYTRSRWGKAQADHYITGMFQAFEAIERHGVRSRPVPAEFGVDGYYFRYERHVVYWRRLRNGDIGIVTILHERMHQMARFKDDAPE; encoded by the coding sequence TCCCTCCGGCTCGACGACATATACCGCTATACACGAAGCCGGTGGGGCAAGGCGCAGGCGGATCACTATATCACCGGTATGTTCCAGGCTTTTGAGGCGATCGAGCGCCATGGCGTCCGCTCAAGACCGGTGCCGGCGGAATTCGGCGTCGACGGCTATTATTTCCGGTATGAACGACATGTCGTGTATTGGCGGCGGCTGCGCAATGGCGATATCGGCATCGTGACGATCCTGCATGAACGCATGCACCAGATGGCGCGCTTCAAGGATGATGCGCCGGAATAG
- a CDS encoding DEAD/DEAH box helicase, with product MSTGTITGIAAAIADDANPTNRRSLPAVSITTAQTGVSTRANEMGMRPMQERVYAHRGEQYLLIKSPPASGKSRALMFIALDKLRNQGLRQAIIVVPERSIGGSFADEPLTRYGFWADWVVRPQWNLCNAPGIDEARVAKSKVKAVAAFLASGDAVLVCTHATFRFAVEELGIAAFDDRLIAVDEFHHVSSNPDNVLGQQLGAFIARDRVHLVAMTGSYFRGDAVAVLAPQDEARFETVTYTYYEQLNGYDYLKALDIGYFFYTGRYLDAITRVLDPALKTIVHIPSVNSRESTRDKHREVDAIMEALGTWKGLDPATGFHLIERPDGRMIKVADLVDDDPAKRDKVAAALKSPAARQDRDFVDIIIALGMAKEGFDWIWCEHALTVGYRSSLTEIIQIIGRATRDAPGKTHARFTNLIAEPDADETLVADAINDTLKAIAASLLMEQVLAPRFEFTPKNAGAREDFDYGPGGYVEGRTNIGFSEASGQFHFEINGLITPRSPEATRICREDLNEVITAFVQDKTALERGLFDRDDTLPEELTQARMGKIVRDRYPDLDGEDHEAIRQHAIAALNLTQHGKALAERGTASDATRANTALIDGVRLIAMDVRDLDIDLIDRINPFDAAYAVLAKAMDEATLRQVQAVIRARRVSIPYDEARELALRALKFKQERGRVPDITAQDAWERRMAEGVAALARYRAQQQAKNG from the coding sequence ATGAGCACCGGGACGATCACCGGCATCGCCGCCGCCATCGCCGACGACGCCAACCCCACCAACCGGCGCAGCCTGCCGGCGGTGTCGATCACCACCGCCCAGACCGGCGTGTCGACCCGCGCCAATGAGATGGGCATGCGGCCGATGCAGGAGCGGGTTTATGCCCATCGCGGCGAACAATATCTGCTGATCAAATCGCCGCCGGCCTCGGGCAAGTCGCGGGCCTTGATGTTCATAGCGCTCGACAAGCTGCGCAATCAGGGGCTGCGGCAGGCGATCATCGTTGTGCCGGAACGGTCGATCGGCGGCAGCTTCGCCGACGAACCGCTGACCCGATATGGCTTCTGGGCCGACTGGGTGGTGCGGCCGCAATGGAATCTGTGCAACGCCCCCGGCATCGATGAGGCACGGGTGGCGAAAAGCAAGGTCAAGGCGGTGGCGGCGTTTCTGGCCAGCGGCGATGCGGTGCTGGTCTGCACCCATGCCACCTTCCGCTTCGCGGTGGAGGAACTGGGCATCGCCGCCTTCGACGACCGGCTGATCGCGGTGGATGAATTCCACCATGTCAGCAGCAATCCCGACAATGTGCTGGGCCAGCAGCTTGGCGCCTTCATCGCCCGGGACCGGGTGCATCTGGTGGCGATGACCGGATCCTATTTCCGTGGCGATGCCGTGGCGGTGCTGGCGCCCCAGGACGAGGCCCGCTTCGAGACCGTCACCTATACCTATTACGAACAGTTGAACGGCTATGACTATCTGAAGGCGCTGGATATCGGCTATTTCTTCTACACCGGCCGCTATCTCGACGCGATCACCCGGGTTCTGGACCCGGCGCTGAAGACCATCGTTCATATTCCCAGCGTCAATTCGCGCGAAAGCACCCGCGACAAGCACCGCGAGGTCGACGCGATCATGGAGGCGCTGGGCACCTGGAAGGGGCTCGACCCGGCAACCGGCTTTCATCTGATCGAACGGCCGGATGGCCGGATGATCAAGGTGGCCGATCTGGTCGATGACGATCCGGCCAAGCGCGACAAGGTGGCGGCGGCGCTGAAAAGCCCGGCCGCGCGCCAGGACCGCGACTTTGTCGACATCATCATCGCCCTGGGCATGGCCAAGGAAGGCTTCGACTGGATCTGGTGCGAACACGCGCTGACGGTGGGCTATCGGTCCAGCCTGACCGAGATCATCCAGATCATCGGCCGCGCCACCCGCGACGCGCCGGGCAAGACCCATGCCCGCTTCACCAATCTGATCGCCGAACCCGATGCCGATGAAACCCTGGTGGCCGACGCGATCAACGACACGCTGAAGGCGATCGCCGCCAGCCTGCTGATGGAACAGGTGCTGGCGCCGCGTTTTGAATTCACGCCCAAAAATGCCGGTGCCCGGGAGGATTTCGACTATGGCCCCGGCGGCTATGTCGAGGGCCGCACTAATATCGGCTTCAGCGAGGCATCGGGCCAGTTCCATTTCGAGATCAACGGCCTGATCACACCGCGCAGCCCCGAGGCGACCCGGATCTGCCGTGAGGATCTGAACGAGGTGATCACCGCCTTCGTGCAGGACAAGACCGCGCTGGAACGCGGCCTGTTCGATCGCGACGACACCCTGCCCGAGGAACTGACCCAGGCCCGGATGGGCAAGATCGTCCGCGACCGCTATCCCGATCTGGACGGCGAGGATCATGAAGCGATCCGCCAGCACGCCATCGCCGCGCTGAACCTGACCCAGCACGGCAAGGCGCTGGCCGAACGCGGCACCGCCAGCGACGCCACCCGCGCCAACACCGCGCTGATCGACGGCGTGCGCCTGATCGCCATGGATGTGCGCGACCTGGATATCGACCTGATCGACCGGATCAACCCGTTCGATGCCGCCTATGCCGTGCTGGCCAAGGCGATGGACGAGGCGACGCTGCGGCAGGTGCAGGCAGTGATCCGCGCCCGGCGGGTGAGCATTCCATATGACGAGGCCCGCGAATTGGCCTTGCGGGCGTTGAAATTCAAACAGGAACGCGGCAGGGTGCCCGACATCACCGCACAGGATGCCTGGGAACGACGCATGGCCGAGGGCGTCGCCGCCCTGGCCCGCTATCGCGCGCAGCAGCAGGCAAAGAATGGCTGA
- a CDS encoding MBOAT family O-acyltransferase yields the protein MLFVEPVFLALAALFTGLAAIPMRSGHFKLVLAATSIIFLALSLDPARLWLLAGFVATGFMATLAARRFGWYGAVPGLIVLLAEFVAVHAGGILLVDPDLMGIVGILGLAYVLSRMIHILVDVAVDPKGMPRVTGLDYLNVNLSFLTFLSGPLQRFPDHLDAIERRAPAQGGARVAALGRIATGYAKILIALPLIDLAQDWLMKQAADGTVIGVDLAAMAGVAVGRDGPALVTITFQVLAATLFPIRLYLNFAAYMDIVIGLGRLAGLSLPENFRHPFRANALLDYWSRWHITMSDWYRDYIFTPIVTALCRRWPSARAMEVHAMIGLLVTFVVVGLWHDVSLGFVAIGLLIGAGMIWNRAWRWGLKSALGSSAWTRLKGRSWYRAGSAVACYLFLTSFVAIYMWLYGDAPPPALAPRPVFLLVLLPVVPAIFLGGLVWRHLSIRAEGLTARIDADWRSCLGLAAAICVLLLIASIRTDVIPEFAYARF from the coding sequence ATGCTTTTCGTCGAGCCTGTCTTCCTGGCTCTGGCTGCCCTGTTCACAGGGCTGGCCGCCATTCCGATGCGGTCCGGCCACTTCAAGCTGGTTCTGGCGGCCACCAGCATCATCTTTCTGGCCCTGTCTCTGGATCCCGCCCGGTTATGGCTTCTGGCCGGGTTCGTTGCGACCGGCTTTATGGCAACGCTGGCGGCACGTCGGTTCGGCTGGTATGGGGCGGTGCCGGGCCTGATCGTGCTGCTGGCCGAATTCGTGGCGGTCCATGCCGGCGGCATTCTGCTGGTCGATCCTGACCTGATGGGCATCGTCGGCATTCTGGGGCTGGCCTATGTGCTGTCGCGGATGATCCACATCCTGGTGGACGTGGCCGTGGATCCAAAGGGCATGCCAAGGGTGACGGGTCTCGACTACCTGAATGTCAACCTGTCTTTCCTGACCTTCCTGTCGGGGCCGCTGCAACGCTTTCCCGACCATCTCGACGCCATTGAACGGCGTGCGCCCGCCCAGGGTGGGGCACGTGTCGCCGCACTGGGGCGGATCGCCACCGGATATGCCAAGATCCTGATCGCGCTGCCGCTGATCGATCTGGCGCAGGACTGGCTGATGAAACAGGCGGCTGACGGCACTGTCATCGGCGTCGACCTGGCGGCGATGGCCGGTGTGGCCGTGGGCCGCGACGGGCCGGCGCTGGTGACGATAACGTTCCAGGTGTTGGCCGCGACATTGTTCCCGATCCGTCTCTATCTGAATTTCGCGGCCTATATGGATATTGTGATCGGTCTGGGCAGGCTCGCGGGGCTGTCTCTGCCCGAGAACTTCCGACACCCCTTCCGGGCCAACGCGCTGCTCGATTACTGGTCGCGCTGGCACATCACGATGTCGGACTGGTACAGGGACTATATCTTCACCCCCATTGTCACGGCGTTGTGCCGGCGCTGGCCATCGGCCCGCGCCATGGAGGTCCACGCCATGATCGGCCTGCTGGTCACCTTCGTGGTGGTTGGATTGTGGCACGACGTCAGCCTGGGCTTTGTGGCGATCGGGCTGTTGATTGGCGCTGGCATGATCTGGAACCGCGCCTGGCGCTGGGGCCTGAAATCGGCGTTGGGTTCCTCGGCCTGGACGCGGTTGAAAGGGCGGTCCTGGTATCGGGCCGGATCGGCCGTCGCGTGCTATCTGTTCCTGACCAGCTTCGTTGCCATCTACATGTGGCTCTATGGCGATGCGCCGCCGCCGGCGCTGGCCCCACGCCCGGTCTTTCTGCTGGTCCTGCTGCCGGTGGTGCCGGCGATCTTCCTGGGTGGGCTCGTCTGGCGGCATCTGTCGATCCGGGCCGAAGGGCTGACGGCGCGGATCGATGCCGACTGGCGGTCGTGCCTGGGGCTTGCCGCGGCGATCTGCGTGCTGCTTCTGATCGCATCGATCCGCACGGATGTGATCCCGGAGTTCGCCTATGCGCGGTTCTAG
- a CDS encoding class I SAM-dependent DNA methyltransferase, with protein sequence MNAVEIEEAVSELAGAPFDATEFPFAFLQAFGMKETTIKRLRKGDSNASDVAGGVLQRNNIHIATCAAGMVDATFQALRHSPKTTSARAKFILATDGQTVAAEDLISGETIAPDYPKLAEHFAFFLPLAGISTVKEIRNNPVDVKATGRLNKLYLELLKDNPDWALDARRPALNQLMARLIFCFFAEDTGIFLPQLFTRTIEQMSDSRSGNTHEVLAELFRAMDTPPARRAAGRFRPWADQFPYVNGGLFTDATDVPRFSRLARSYLLRAGELNWQEINPDIFGSMIQAVADDAERGALGMHYTSVPNILKVLNPLFLDDLRDQLAAAADNTRKLRNLRRRLARIRVFDPACGSGNFLVIAYKEMRAIEHQIVQRTGDAPKSVIRLENFFGIEIKNFAVEIARLALLIAEFQADCVYISQHEARAMVLPLHRTGQIHAGNALRMNWLEVCPPPAKTVVVEQDLAGPTGRLALEDNGLADGGEVETYICGNPPYVGDKKQSALQKSDMGFLFSHRTNRWRSFDYIAGFIFSAANYTSVCDFSSSALVSTNSICQGMQVAQFWPLVLDRIRISFAVLSFKWSNLASNNAGVTCVIVGLSAHSVRNKIQIFDGEISREVENISPYLTAGPSVYVEARSKPISMVSEMLLGNFAKDGGHLLVGHDSLPTLDLIAAKFIRPIFGAQEFIRGLKRYCFWIDDLMVNTAVKSPLIADRLRKVSETRRNSSKRETVAWGDRPHRFVEIRSPQYRRAIIIPRVSSEERAYLPAGLLTDRAIITEAFGIYDGPQWNLAIIVSRVHLVWIATVCGKMKTDFRYSNTLGWNTFPVPKLTEQNKADLTRCAENILLVREGHFPATIAELYDPEKMPDDLRRAHDENDEVLERIYIGRRFRNDTERLEKLFDLYTKMTADTPRPKKKTKGSSAA encoded by the coding sequence ATGAACGCGGTCGAGATCGAGGAAGCGGTATCGGAACTGGCCGGCGCACCGTTTGACGCCACGGAATTCCCCTTCGCCTTCCTTCAGGCCTTCGGCATGAAGGAGACCACGATCAAGCGGCTGCGCAAGGGCGATTCCAACGCATCCGACGTGGCCGGTGGCGTGCTTCAGCGCAACAATATTCACATCGCGACCTGTGCGGCCGGTATGGTGGACGCCACCTTCCAGGCGCTGCGCCACAGCCCGAAGACCACCTCGGCGCGGGCGAAATTCATTCTGGCGACCGATGGCCAGACGGTTGCGGCCGAAGATCTGATCAGCGGCGAGACCATCGCCCCCGACTATCCGAAACTCGCCGAGCATTTCGCCTTCTTCCTGCCGCTGGCCGGGATTTCGACGGTCAAGGAGATCCGCAACAACCCGGTCGACGTGAAGGCGACCGGGCGGCTGAACAAGCTGTATCTGGAACTGCTGAAGGACAATCCCGACTGGGCGCTGGACGCGCGGCGCCCGGCGCTGAACCAGTTGATGGCGCGGCTGATCTTCTGCTTCTTCGCCGAGGATACCGGCATCTTCCTGCCGCAATTGTTCACCCGCACCATCGAACAGATGAGCGACAGCCGCTCTGGCAACACCCATGAGGTGCTGGCCGAGCTGTTCCGCGCCATGGACACCCCGCCCGCGCGGCGCGCCGCCGGCCGCTTCCGGCCCTGGGCCGACCAGTTCCCTTACGTGAATGGCGGGCTGTTCACCGATGCCACCGATGTGCCGCGCTTCAGCCGGCTGGCGCGGTCTTATCTGCTGCGCGCCGGCGAATTGAACTGGCAGGAGATCAACCCCGATATCTTTGGATCGATGATCCAGGCGGTGGCCGATGATGCCGAGCGTGGCGCGCTGGGCATGCATTACACCAGCGTGCCCAATATCCTGAAGGTGCTGAACCCGCTGTTCCTGGACGATCTGCGCGACCAGCTTGCCGCCGCGGCCGACAACACCCGCAAGCTGCGCAACCTGCGCCGGCGCCTTGCCCGCATCCGGGTGTTCGATCCCGCCTGCGGTTCCGGCAATTTTCTGGTCATCGCCTATAAGGAGATGCGGGCGATCGAGCACCAGATCGTCCAACGCACCGGCGACGCGCCGAAAAGCGTGATCCGGCTTGAGAACTTCTTCGGCATCGAGATCAAGAACTTCGCGGTCGAAATCGCCCGTCTGGCACTGCTGATCGCCGAATTCCAGGCCGATTGCGTCTATATCAGCCAGCACGAGGCCCGCGCCATGGTGCTGCCCCTGCACCGCACCGGCCAGATCCACGCCGGCAACGCCCTGCGCATGAACTGGCTGGAGGTCTGCCCGCCGCCGGCGAAGACGGTGGTGGTGGAGCAGGATCTGGCGGGACCGACCGGGCGGTTGGCCTTGGAGGATAACGGCCTGGCGGATGGTGGCGAGGTGGAGACTTATATTTGTGGGAATCCGCCTTACGTTGGCGACAAAAAGCAATCCGCCCTCCAGAAATCCGACATGGGATTTCTGTTCTCCCATAGAACAAATCGATGGAGATCGTTTGATTATATCGCAGGATTTATATTCAGTGCTGCAAACTATACTTCTGTTTGTGATTTTTCCTCGTCTGCTCTTGTTTCCACTAATTCTATCTGCCAAGGAATGCAGGTTGCGCAGTTTTGGCCCCTAGTACTCGATCGCATCCGTATTTCCTTTGCTGTTTTATCTTTCAAATGGTCAAATTTGGCTTCAAATAACGCTGGCGTTACCTGTGTTATCGTTGGCCTATCTGCGCATTCCGTGAGGAACAAAATACAGATATTTGACGGAGAGATATCACGAGAAGTAGAAAACATCTCACCCTATCTCACAGCCGGCCCTTCCGTCTATGTTGAGGCTAGATCAAAGCCAATATCCATGGTCTCGGAGATGCTTTTAGGAAATTTCGCCAAAGATGGTGGACATCTACTCGTAGGGCATGACAGCTTGCCTACTTTAGATTTAATTGCAGCTAAATTTATAAGACCTATATTTGGAGCCCAAGAATTCATTCGAGGACTAAAAAGGTACTGTTTCTGGATTGATGACCTTATGGTAAATACAGCAGTCAAAAGCCCATTGATCGCCGATCGCCTTCGTAAAGTATCTGAGACGCGAAGAAATAGCTCAAAAAGAGAGACTGTAGCGTGGGGCGATCGCCCACATCGATTCGTAGAGATTCGGTCGCCGCAATACAGACGCGCGATAATAATTCCTCGCGTAAGTTCAGAAGAGAGGGCCTATTTACCCGCCGGACTCTTGACAGATAGGGCAATAATTACCGAAGCATTTGGAATTTACGATGGTCCACAATGGAATTTGGCAATCATTGTATCACGTGTACACCTCGTCTGGATCGCCACCGTCTGCGGCAAGATGAAAACCGACTTCCGCTACTCCAACACCCTCGGCTGGAACACCTTCCCGGTCCCCAAGCTCACCGAGCAGAACAAGGCCGATCTCACGCGCTGTGCTGAGAATATCCTGCTGGTTCGCGAGGGGCATTTCCCCGCGACCATCGCCGAGTTGTATGATCCGGAGAAGATGCCCGATGATCTGCGCCGGGCGCATGACGAGAATGACGAGGTGCTGGAGCGGATCTATATCGGCCGCCGGTTCCGCAACGACACCGAGCGGCTGGAAAAGCTGTTCGATCTGTATACGAAAATGACCGCCGATACGCCGCGGCCGAAGAAGAAGACCAAAGGGAGCAGCGCCGCATGA
- a CDS encoding SRPBCC family protein: protein MTVSDKTIRLKTDLPVAPARVWDVLTGARHIEAWWGRHVALTQRAGGGVLIRADGSDRGRDIRGRVLRWSPPSALELALADEAWASQTRVNIRLESTGDGTRLLLDHVGWDGHDDTARHQIMVAWDRDWTSRLARLRAYITRTSDGGAAPAPQAVAS, encoded by the coding sequence GTGACGGTTTCCGACAAGACCATACGATTGAAAACAGATCTGCCCGTCGCCCCGGCCCGTGTCTGGGACGTGCTTACCGGTGCGCGCCATATCGAGGCATGGTGGGGTCGCCACGTGGCGCTGACCCAGCGTGCCGGCGGCGGCGTGCTGATCCGTGCCGACGGCAGCGACCGTGGCCGCGATATCCGCGGCCGGGTGCTGCGCTGGTCGCCGCCATCGGCGCTGGAACTGGCGCTTGCCGATGAAGCCTGGGCCAGCCAGACGCGGGTGAACATCCGCCTGGAGTCCACCGGCGACGGCACCCGTCTGTTGCTGGACCATGTGGGCTGGGACGGCCACGACGACACCGCCCGCCACCAGATCATGGTGGCCTGGGACCGCGACTGGACCAGCCGCCTGGCCCGCCTGCGCGCCTATATCACCCGCACCTCCGACGGTGGCGCCGCACCAGCCCCTCAGGCGGTGGCGTCCTGA
- a CDS encoding CsbD family protein, whose translation MDKDRIEGGVREAKGKVKEVAGRVTGDRQTEAEGRVEKTAGRVQGEYGKAKDAVRDGLRK comes from the coding sequence ATGGACAAGGATCGTATCGAAGGCGGCGTTCGCGAAGCCAAGGGCAAGGTGAAGGAAGTTGCCGGCCGTGTGACCGGCGACCGCCAGACCGAGGCCGAGGGCCGCGTCGAGAAGACTGCCGGCCGTGTGCAGGGCGAATACGGCAAGGCCAAGGACGCCGTGCGCGACGGCCTGCGCAAGTAA
- a CDS encoding class I SAM-dependent methyltransferase: protein MSNAMNLAQLATISPALADIVDAVLVVWPEHEAFLHRRFRGETPERIAALDPVATAIRAICGASLGGFADGYRRMCGMINDEELHFRRTGGYRLQRFAEVEALIYADPEEMRPYLDGILLSQVLWRNHADAIVLYRAVFLAGSRPGCRHLEIGPGHGLLLALAAADPACGAISGWDVSPTSLARSAQALECLGLAKPVELVTVDIGDPDARPDAGFDNIVLSEVLEHLERPDLALETIRDLLAPGGRAFLNVPVNSPAPDHIYLFETPEAVVEMTAAAGLDVTRVDLLPATGVALDRARRIRATISTVIIATRSP, encoded by the coding sequence ATGTCGAACGCGATGAACCTAGCCCAGCTTGCCACCATCTCGCCTGCCCTCGCGGATATCGTCGATGCCGTGCTGGTGGTCTGGCCTGAGCATGAGGCGTTCCTGCATCGGCGCTTTCGCGGAGAGACGCCGGAGCGCATCGCCGCGCTGGACCCGGTCGCGACGGCGATCCGCGCGATCTGTGGCGCCTCGCTCGGCGGCTTTGCCGATGGTTATCGCCGGATGTGCGGGATGATCAACGATGAGGAGCTTCATTTCCGCCGGACAGGTGGCTACCGTTTGCAGCGTTTCGCCGAGGTCGAGGCGCTTATCTATGCTGATCCTGAAGAGATGCGTCCGTATCTGGATGGCATCCTGTTGTCGCAGGTGTTGTGGCGCAATCATGCCGATGCGATCGTGCTCTATCGCGCGGTTTTCCTGGCGGGGAGCCGACCGGGCTGTCGCCACCTGGAGATCGGACCCGGACACGGGTTGCTGCTGGCGCTGGCGGCGGCCGATCCGGCATGCGGCGCCATCTCGGGTTGGGATGTCAGCCCGACCAGCCTTGCCCGCAGCGCCCAGGCGCTTGAATGCCTGGGTCTGGCAAAACCGGTGGAGCTTGTGACCGTGGATATCGGCGACCCGGACGCGCGGCCGGATGCGGGCTTTGACAACATCGTGCTGAGCGAGGTTCTGGAGCATCTGGAACGGCCCGATCTGGCGCTGGAGACGATCCGCGATCTTCTGGCGCCTGGAGGGCGGGCATTCCTGAATGTTCCGGTCAACAGCCCGGCACCGGATCATATCTATCTGTTCGAGACCCCTGAGGCGGTGGTCGAGATGACGGCCGCCGCCGGCCTCGATGTGACCCGTGTGGATCTTCTGCCCGCGACCGGTGTGGCCCTCGATCGGGCGCGGCGGATCAGGGCGACCATCTCGACCGTGATCATCGCGACCCGGTCCCCCTGA